A portion of the Salmo trutta chromosome 1, fSalTru1.1, whole genome shotgun sequence genome contains these proteins:
- the LOC115203046 gene encoding uncharacterized protein LOC115203046 yields the protein MHWLPLVAMVIASALPFPHNPVTITVAEMTEPGSSLDNHTEDIDDSSSRSPGSYSTLPAPQASVDYNSHSNASLKDYNVTADSGRTDSTKHLSVMGVKKDYNNLSIIKEEVQTLKGKRKQQSYLSKSNFHTENPNSVGLNKYSNTDGGKLRSTNGSSYQDYPSQENYVQGDYKPDSRAGDDSSFRDMAQKENHHHSLDPRTDEQDLRPPNMYVVETYKPSTNAGHHSKTGPDPSSQRTPQRAEARTESSDNRGEEGREGGPGAGAGKGPDLSEEGMEVGLGLGLGQGLRGVKEKQELLFLDAHPRVLFSASPPEHPPLLLMLESGMLPIEGEDKEEEEEVSDADGYMEGHGDREMDRSVPLSWVDTLSGAREPPRPAPRHKRSHLSHTRRGEMPVCESESVWVTDKTTVIDDKGKTVNIVPEIKTVKGALKQYFYETRCRQEGQQRGGGPQREAGEAVTGAVGVSGASCRGVDIRQWVSQCKAKDTYVRALTVDNSGLQGWRWVRINSSCVCVLLSRVTRKNRGRE from the coding sequence ATGCACTGGCTTCCCCTGGTTGCCATGGTGATCGCCTCGGCCCTGCCCTTCCCTCACAACCCTGTGACCATTACTGTTGCTGAGATGACGGAGCCCGGCAGTAGCCTGGACAACCACACAGAGGACATCGATGACTCTTCCAGTCGCTCCCCCGGATCTTACTCCACACTTCCAGCTCCTCAGGCCTCTGTGGACTACAACTCCCACAGTAATGCCTCACTCAAGGACTACAATGTGACAGCTGATTCTGGAAGAACAGACAGTACAAAACACCTCAGCGTGATGGGTGTCAAGAAAGACTACAATAACCTCTCCATAATTAAAGAGGAGGTGCAAACTTTGAAAGGGAAGCGAAAACAACAAAGTTATCTGTCAAAAAGCAATTTTCATACAGAAAACCCGAACAGCgttggtttaaataaatattcTAACACTGATGGAGGAAAACTCAGGAGCACCAATGGCAGCAGTTATCAGGACTACCCCTCCCAGGAGAACTATGTACAAGGGGACTATAAACCAGACAGCAGAGCTGGTGATGACAGCAGTTTTAGAGACATGGCTCAGAAGGAAAACCATCATCACTCTCTAGACCCCAGGACCGATGAACAGGATCTCAGACCTCCCAACATGTATGTGGTGGAAACTTACAAACCTTCCACTAATGCTGGACACCACAGTAAAACTGGGCCAGATCCCTCCAGTCAGAGGACCCCGCAGAGAGCAGAGGCTAGGACAGAGAGCAGTGataacaggggagaggaggggagggagggtgggccTGGGGCAGGGGCTGGGAAAGGTCCGGATCTGTCAGAGGAAGGAATGGAagtaggactagggttagggctgggtcaGGGGCTGAGAGGTGTAAAGGAGAAgcaagagctgctgtttttagaTGCACACCCGCGGGTCCttttctctgcctctcctccagaGCACCCGCCCCTCCTCCTCATGCTGGAGTCAGGCATGTTGCCCATAGAAGgagaggacaaggaggaggaggaggaagtgtcGGACGCAGACGGATACATGGAGGGTCatggggacagagagatggacaggagtGTGCCGCTGAGCTGGGTGGACACTCTCAGTGGAGCCAGGGAGCCCCCTCGCCCCGCCCCCAGGCACAAGCGCTCGCACTTGTCCCACACCAGGCGGGGTGAGATGCCGGTGTGCGAGTCGGAGAGCGTGTGGGTAACGGACAAGACGACGGTCATCGACGATAAGGGTAAGACAGTCAACATCGTGCCAGAGATCAAGACAGTCAAGGGGGCGCTTAAGCAGTACTTCTATGAGACTCGCTGCCGTCAGGAGGGGCAGCAGAGGGGCGGTGGGCCGCAGCGGGAGGCAGGGGAGGCAGTGACAGGGGCCGTAGGTGTGTCCGGGGCCAGCTGCCGAGGCGTGGACATCAGGCAGTGGGTGAGTCAGTGTAAGGCCAAGGACACATATGTCCGAGCCCTCACTGTTGACAACAGCGGTCTGCAGGGCTGGAGGTGGGTCCGCATCAACTCGTCCTGCGTGTGTGTCCTACTGTCCAGAGTAACCAGGAAAAACAGAGGAAGGGAGTGA